A section of the Mesotoga sp. UBA6090 genome encodes:
- a CDS encoding carbohydrate ABC transporter permease: MRKRLKTIDAIKGWSLSGGYLLYTAIFWGYPFVWLVILALSKWNYFTPRKFVWFENFVKLFQDELFWRVVLNTFNFMLYFIPMVLGLSLLFALGLKRVKLFRTFFILAFLVANVSSGVAYSIIFQKLFAINGPLNELTRALFGITIPWFSSPQLATLSIAVMVTWKFIGYYGLILFSGLQAIPDSLYEAAELDGAGKTTRFFRITLPLINPSLVMVLVLSLTLTFGIFTEPFLITGGGPMRTTYTFQMLIYTTAFQKINPGYASSLAIVVALLSYGCVILTRKLVERDVEIV; this comes from the coding sequence GTGAGGAAGAGATTGAAAACCATCGATGCAATAAAAGGCTGGTCTCTGTCTGGGGGATATCTGTTATACACGGCAATATTCTGGGGTTACCCATTTGTGTGGCTTGTTATACTTGCTTTGTCAAAATGGAACTACTTCACTCCCAGAAAATTCGTCTGGTTTGAGAACTTCGTGAAGTTGTTCCAGGATGAGCTCTTCTGGAGGGTCGTACTGAACACCTTCAACTTCATGCTGTATTTCATACCGATGGTTCTCGGTCTCTCCTTGCTTTTCGCTCTCGGCTTGAAGAGGGTCAAGCTGTTTCGAACTTTCTTCATACTGGCCTTTCTTGTCGCCAATGTCTCCTCCGGAGTTGCCTATTCCATAATCTTTCAGAAATTGTTCGCAATAAATGGTCCCCTTAATGAACTCACAAGAGCCTTATTCGGAATCACTATTCCCTGGTTTAGCAGCCCTCAACTGGCCACTCTATCTATTGCTGTGATGGTGACCTGGAAGTTTATCGGTTATTACGGCCTTATCCTCTTTTCCGGGCTTCAGGCAATCCCCGACAGTCTTTATGAAGCGGCAGAACTGGATGGCGCGGGGAAAACGACCAGGTTCTTCAGAATCACTCTACCTCTTATTAATCCGTCTTTAGTTATGGTATTAGTTCTTTCTCTTACCCTTACTTTCGGAATATTCACTGAACCCTTCCTAATCACTGGAGGTGGTCCAATGAGGACTACATACACGTTTCAGATGTTGATTTACACCACAGCATTCCAGAAGATTAATCCCGGCTATGCCTCATCACTCGCTATAGTTGTGGCCTTACTAAGCTACGGATGCGTCATACTGACTAGAAAGCTAGTCGAGCGGGATGTGGAAATCGTATGA